The proteins below are encoded in one region of Candidatus Thiodiazotropha sp. LNASS1:
- a CDS encoding HypC/HybG/HupF family hydrogenase formation chaperone: MCIGIPMRVLSTFPGQAVCEGLGERRRVDTLLVGEQQVGTWLLVFLDTAREVLSPARAREIKQALQALELAIQGETEIDYLFDDLVNREPQLPEHLRLDK; this comes from the coding sequence ATGTGTATCGGCATACCGATGCGGGTCCTCTCCACGTTCCCGGGTCAGGCGGTATGCGAGGGGTTGGGTGAGCGGCGCAGGGTGGATACCCTGCTGGTAGGTGAGCAACAGGTTGGTACCTGGTTATTGGTATTTCTCGATACCGCCCGCGAGGTGTTGAGTCCGGCCAGGGCAAGGGAGATAAAACAGGCATTACAGGCCCTTGAGCTGGCCATCCAGGGTGAAACGGAGATTGATTATCTGTTTGATGATCTGGTGAATCGTGAACCGCAACTGCCGGAACATCTTCGGCTGGATAAATAG
- the hypD gene encoding hydrogenase formation protein HypD, with amino-acid sequence MKYVDEFRQQKLARQLADAIRHEADRGREYHLMEFCGGHTHAIFRYGVQDLMPDNVRFVHGPGCPVCVLPIGRIDEAIHLVEAHDVILCTYGDLLRVPASGRKSLIRVKAAGGDVRMVYSTQDALRIARENPDREVVFFAIGFETTTPPSAVALRQAKVEGLGNFSLFCNHVLTPAAIQNILESPEVRELGSVSIHGFFGPSHVSSIIGSRPYEYFAQEFQRPVVIAGFEPLDVMQSALMLIRQLNEGRYVVENEYTRVVSREGNCKAQQLVAETFELRRSFEWRGLGQVPYSALKIKQDYASLDAERRFSIPVSQAKDVKGCECPAILRGAKRPTDCKLFGTVCTPDNPMGSCMVSSEGACAAYWSYGRFRQSNKKSA; translated from the coding sequence ATGAAATATGTTGACGAATTCCGCCAGCAAAAACTGGCCAGGCAGCTGGCCGATGCGATACGCCACGAAGCGGACAGGGGGCGCGAATATCATCTGATGGAGTTTTGCGGCGGCCATACCCATGCCATTTTTCGTTATGGTGTGCAGGATCTGATGCCCGACAATGTGAGGTTTGTCCATGGTCCGGGATGTCCGGTCTGTGTGTTGCCGATCGGTCGTATCGATGAGGCCATCCATCTGGTGGAGGCCCATGATGTGATTCTCTGTACCTATGGCGATCTGCTGCGGGTTCCGGCCAGTGGGCGTAAGAGCCTGATCCGGGTCAAGGCGGCGGGGGGTGATGTGCGCATGGTCTATTCCACCCAGGACGCACTTAGAATCGCCCGTGAGAATCCGGACCGGGAGGTGGTCTTCTTCGCCATCGGCTTCGAGACTACCACGCCTCCCAGCGCGGTGGCGCTGCGTCAGGCAAAGGTGGAGGGTCTGGGTAACTTCAGCCTGTTCTGCAATCATGTACTGACCCCCGCAGCCATCCAGAATATCCTCGAATCCCCCGAAGTGCGGGAGTTGGGATCGGTCTCCATCCACGGCTTCTTCGGGCCCTCCCATGTCAGCTCCATCATCGGTAGCCGACCCTACGAGTATTTCGCCCAGGAGTTCCAGCGTCCGGTGGTGATCGCCGGCTTCGAGCCGCTGGATGTCATGCAGTCGGCCCTGATGCTGATCCGCCAGCTTAACGAGGGACGTTATGTGGTGGAGAACGAATACACAAGAGTGGTCAGTCGCGAGGGCAACTGCAAGGCGCAACAACTGGTGGCGGAGACATTCGAACTGCGCAGAAGCTTCGAGTGGCGGGGATTGGGTCAGGTGCCCTACAGCGCCCTGAAGATCAAACAGGACTATGCCTCGCTCGATGCTGAGCGGCGCTTCTCCATACCCGTCTCCCAGGCTAAGGATGTCAAGGGTTGTGAATGTCCGGCGATCCTGCGCGGTGCCAAGCGACCTACCGACTGCAAACTGTTCGGTACGGTCTGTACCCCGGACAACCCCATGGGCTCCTGTATGGTCTCCTCCGAGGGTGCCTGCGCCGCCTATTGGAGTTACGGCCGTTTCCGTCAATCCAATAAAAAGAGCGCATGA
- a CDS encoding rubredoxin, protein MSDAFFAGSYGGNAQKLHDDSRLECKICWYIYDPAEGDTYWQIPPGTPFSQLPSHWSCPNCDGNKRDFMVVRDVS, encoded by the coding sequence GTGAGCGATGCCTTCTTTGCCGGTTCCTACGGTGGAAATGCCCAAAAGCTCCATGATGACAGCCGGTTGGAGTGCAAGATCTGTTGGTATATCTACGATCCCGCCGAGGGCGATACTTATTGGCAAATACCACCCGGGACACCCTTCTCTCAGTTGCCGTCACACTGGAGCTGTCCGAATTGCGACGGCAACAAGCGTGACTTCATGGTAGTGAGGGATGTATCGTGA
- a CDS encoding hydrogenase expression/formation C-terminal domain-containing protein has protein sequence MNEIDIPISVTGPGSQLAEDDGASLDILQLPDEMSTFSMPEMPEPDQVQDLDSGMSALTELDAVLQHQAKVRDIKPEVVDITHLDRENSSLVDQVLGEGEVSMVYRSADTSARIQESVMAGIWRIRYFNQQEETTGDTIEVARVPRLCRRHVFSQAAHRVDSQLKSIPEGVLNAPPLLAEINDKVSEYRPGKESHVINLTLLPQTEQDLAFLIDRLGEGPLTILSRGYGNCRISSTAVQNVWWVQYFNSQDKNILNTLEIGDVPAVAAAAKEDIQESARRLNEIMEAYR, from the coding sequence ATGAATGAAATCGACATACCTATAAGTGTCACCGGTCCGGGTTCGCAGCTGGCGGAAGATGATGGGGCTTCACTCGACATCCTGCAACTCCCCGATGAGATGTCTACCTTCTCCATGCCTGAGATGCCGGAACCCGATCAGGTGCAGGATCTCGATAGCGGCATGTCGGCATTGACCGAGCTGGATGCGGTATTGCAACACCAGGCAAAAGTGAGGGATATCAAGCCTGAGGTTGTCGATATCACACACCTGGACAGGGAGAACAGCAGCCTGGTCGATCAGGTTCTCGGTGAGGGTGAGGTAAGCATGGTCTACCGGAGTGCTGATACCAGCGCCAGAATACAGGAATCGGTCATGGCGGGAATCTGGCGCATCAGATATTTCAATCAGCAGGAAGAAACCACCGGAGACACGATTGAAGTGGCGCGGGTACCCAGGTTGTGTCGACGCCATGTCTTCAGTCAGGCAGCGCATCGGGTCGATAGCCAACTCAAGTCGATACCCGAGGGGGTCTTGAATGCGCCCCCGCTGCTTGCTGAGATCAATGACAAGGTCTCTGAGTATCGACCCGGTAAGGAGAGTCATGTCATAAATCTTACGTTGTTGCCGCAGACAGAACAGGATCTGGCATTCCTGATTGATCGTTTGGGCGAGGGACCGCTCACCATACTCTCTCGTGGTTACGGCAACTGCCGCATCTCCAGCACAGCAGTACAAAACGTCTGGTGGGTGCAATATTTCAACTCTCAGGATAAAAACATTCTCAATACCCTGGAGATCGGTGATGTGCCGGCAGTCGCTGCCGCCGCCAAAGAAGACATTCAGGAGAGTGCCCGGCGTCTGAACGAGATTATGGAGGCCTACCGGTGA
- the hypA gene encoding hydrogenase maturation nickel metallochaperone HypA, with protein MHEMSLCEGVLQVLEEQAVTQGYSMVKRVWLEIGALSGVEPEAMRFGFDAVMKGTLADSARLEIIHLPGEAWCMQCSKPVQVTARYEACPECGSYQLQVTGGDEMRIKELEVE; from the coding sequence ATGCACGAGATGTCCCTGTGTGAGGGTGTGCTGCAGGTGCTGGAGGAACAAGCCGTGACGCAAGGATACAGCATGGTCAAGCGGGTATGGCTGGAGATCGGTGCGCTATCGGGTGTGGAGCCCGAGGCGATGCGTTTCGGTTTCGACGCGGTGATGAAAGGCACTCTCGCCGACAGTGCCCGACTGGAGATAATCCATCTGCCTGGCGAGGCCTGGTGTATGCAGTGCAGTAAGCCGGTTCAGGTAACGGCCCGCTATGAGGCCTGTCCGGAGTGCGGCAGTTATCAGTTGCAGGTGACCGGTGGTGACGAGATGCGGATCAAGGAGCTGGAGGTCGAGTAA
- the hybE gene encoding [NiFe]-hydrogenase assembly chaperone HybE: protein MICPDYLIQGLEKQFRRIQQERMEGLPLLNPALRVEAVGFREWNGLCLGVLVTPWFMNLMLLPPEGDSWKATKVGDKQLYQMPSGPYEFILCEEEGIGRYQMCSLFSPVFEFADHATAVATAEAVMDALMRVEHRDSVSTRESEIERIWKGEPDEQAVDGQDGSVQEERPTISQRLDQPLSRRELLRGGAKQNLDADA, encoded by the coding sequence GTGATCTGTCCAGACTATCTCATTCAAGGCCTCGAGAAACAGTTTCGGCGGATTCAGCAGGAACGAATGGAAGGACTGCCGTTGCTCAATCCGGCCCTGCGCGTGGAGGCAGTGGGATTTCGTGAATGGAACGGCCTCTGTCTCGGTGTCTTGGTCACCCCTTGGTTCATGAACCTGATGTTGTTGCCGCCGGAAGGGGATAGCTGGAAAGCCACGAAGGTTGGCGATAAACAGCTCTACCAAATGCCCTCCGGTCCCTACGAGTTCATTCTTTGCGAAGAGGAGGGGATCGGCCGCTACCAGATGTGTTCTCTTTTTTCGCCCGTCTTCGAGTTTGCCGACCACGCCACGGCGGTGGCCACGGCAGAGGCTGTAATGGATGCCCTTATGCGGGTTGAACATCGTGATTCGGTTTCAACACGTGAAAGTGAAATCGAACGAATCTGGAAGGGTGAGCCCGATGAGCAGGCGGTCGACGGGCAAGACGGTTCAGTGCAAGAGGAAAGACCGACGATCAGCCAGCGCCTGGATCAACCGCTGAGTCGTCGTGAATTGTTGCGCGGCGGGGCGAAACAGAACCTGGATGCAGATGCATGA
- a CDS encoding bacteriohemerythrin, whose product MPIVTWSEEFSVNVRIIDDQHQEMLNIVNSLHTAVEKCADKESLQKLLVELYEHTQTHFSTEDELMKKHNYPGYEQHLHEHHVLLQHLNNLVSGVTGGKSPTFRSDYDVSSDWVLIHIFKSDKELGTFLNAQGVY is encoded by the coding sequence ATGCCGATCGTTACGTGGAGCGAAGAATTCAGTGTCAACGTCAGAATAATAGACGACCAACATCAGGAAATGCTCAATATCGTTAATAGCCTCCACACCGCTGTGGAAAAGTGTGCTGATAAAGAGAGTTTGCAAAAACTGCTGGTTGAGCTGTATGAACATACGCAAACTCACTTCTCCACCGAAGATGAGTTGATGAAAAAGCATAACTATCCGGGGTATGAGCAGCATCTACACGAGCACCATGTATTACTGCAGCATCTGAACAATCTGGTTTCGGGTGTCACGGGCGGAAAAAGCCCGACCTTTCGCTCTGATTACGATGTCTCATCCGATTGGGTGCTTATCCACATTTTCAAAAGCGATAAAGAACTCGGCACCTTTCTCAATGCACAAGGCGTCTACTGA
- a CDS encoding c-type cytochrome: MARLKFSLATLFALVVIFPVSAAHAKDQQMLALANASGCFICHKIAPDAGSDELPLAPSYQEIALRYRGDKDAFSRLLDRVLHGTVYQDQVWEGEIGMRFMPPNVNVTREDASSLVHWILKLDIDPQVAERLMHHDRMLTLSTVSGCTICHRIDPVKVSRVIPLAPSFREVAAHYQDRPGNKDRLLESILQGTQGNQKIWQNVNMLYMPPNVALKREDGVRLIEWILSLDTKGVPRHMEPPAGMGSSRQ, encoded by the coding sequence ATGGCAAGGTTGAAGTTCTCTTTAGCCACACTATTTGCGCTCGTAGTGATTTTTCCGGTTTCTGCCGCGCATGCAAAGGATCAGCAAATGTTGGCTCTGGCCAATGCTTCCGGTTGTTTTATCTGTCACAAGATAGCGCCTGACGCAGGTAGTGATGAACTGCCGCTCGCGCCGAGTTATCAGGAGATCGCGTTACGCTACAGAGGTGATAAAGATGCATTCAGCCGTTTGCTGGATCGAGTGCTGCATGGCACGGTCTATCAGGATCAGGTATGGGAGGGTGAAATCGGGATGCGGTTCATGCCGCCGAATGTGAATGTCACGCGAGAAGATGCATCCTCGCTTGTTCACTGGATACTTAAGCTGGATATTGATCCACAAGTGGCGGAGAGGCTTATGCATCACGACAGAATGCTTACACTCTCCACCGTAAGCGGTTGTACGATCTGTCATCGAATAGATCCGGTCAAAGTGTCGCGTGTTATTCCTCTCGCGCCATCATTCAGGGAGGTGGCCGCGCACTATCAGGATCGACCGGGCAATAAGGACAGATTGCTGGAATCAATACTGCAGGGTACCCAGGGTAACCAAAAAATATGGCAAAACGTCAATATGCTCTACATGCCACCGAATGTGGCCTTGAAAAGAGAGGATGGTGTCAGGCTGATAGAGTGGATACTCTCCCTCGATACCAAAGGGGTACCTAGGCACATGGAGCCACCTGCGGGCATGGGTTCGTCAAGGCAGTGA
- a CDS encoding nickel-dependent hydrogenase large subunit, whose product MNVEGEIHIKLYRRQARIEKIAISSTRPLQLTHLFEGKSVKELLGMLPMLYSVCATAQASAAAQACRQAMGMHGNARIELAESMLVTVETAREHLWRILIDWSNFVDTAVDRALVASLSNLLPMAKHACFNDSDLFTLQPRLVVDQERFSTVIEQIAKTAADSIFALAPADWYAYADIEDFDVWLEQTATPASKLLRRIRDEQLAQLADGGSYPLPTIDPQAICQRLSEEDADQFIAAPEWKGAVFETTPMTRMASHPLLRQLTKLYGFGLMTRLVARLLELASIPARLNEQMQALIEDRIDGGTPMAGSGVDEGLGQVEAARGRLIHRAVLDKGMISGYQIVAPTEWNFHPRGVVARGLLSLPAQEIDALKRHADLFINAVDPCVGYRLEIV is encoded by the coding sequence ATGAACGTTGAGGGTGAAATCCACATTAAGCTATATCGCCGGCAGGCGCGAATAGAAAAAATCGCCATTAGCTCGACTCGTCCATTGCAGTTAACCCATCTGTTCGAAGGCAAATCGGTGAAGGAGCTGCTGGGCATGCTTCCCATGCTCTACAGTGTCTGCGCCACCGCCCAGGCATCGGCCGCGGCTCAGGCATGCCGCCAGGCGATGGGTATGCATGGGAATGCCCGGATCGAGTTGGCGGAGAGTATGCTAGTCACGGTGGAGACCGCCCGGGAACATTTGTGGCGTATCCTCATCGACTGGTCCAATTTTGTCGATACAGCGGTCGACCGTGCTTTGGTCGCATCTCTCTCAAATCTGCTGCCGATGGCAAAACATGCGTGCTTCAATGACAGTGACCTGTTCACTCTGCAGCCACGTCTGGTGGTGGATCAGGAAAGGTTCTCCACAGTCATTGAACAGATCGCGAAAACAGCTGCCGATTCGATCTTTGCACTAGCGCCTGCCGACTGGTATGCATATGCTGATATCGAGGATTTCGATGTTTGGCTCGAACAGACAGCGACACCCGCATCAAAACTGTTGCGGCGGATAAGGGACGAACAATTGGCACAATTGGCGGATGGTGGCTCCTACCCTTTACCCACTATCGATCCGCAGGCGATATGTCAGCGTCTGTCCGAGGAAGATGCCGACCAATTTATCGCTGCCCCCGAGTGGAAAGGCGCTGTCTTCGAGACGACACCAATGACCCGAATGGCCTCCCATCCACTGTTGCGACAACTGACGAAGCTGTATGGCTTTGGCCTGATGACACGCCTGGTGGCCAGGTTATTGGAGTTGGCTTCCATACCGGCAAGGCTGAACGAACAGATGCAGGCATTGATCGAAGATCGAATTGATGGCGGCACCCCGATGGCCGGATCGGGAGTGGATGAGGGTTTGGGCCAGGTGGAAGCGGCACGCGGGCGTTTGATACACCGTGCCGTACTGGATAAGGGTATGATTTCCGGTTATCAGATAGTGGCGCCCACGGAGTGGAATTTTCATCCCCGAGGGGTAGTCGCCAGGGGATTGCTGAGTCTCCCTGCACAAGAGATCGATGCATTGAAACGGCATGCCGACCTTTTCATCAACGCAGTCGATCCCTGTGTTGGTTATCGGCTTGAGATCGTCTGA
- a CDS encoding MotA/TolQ/ExbB proton channel family protein codes for MRHAKTPYTLVLQWLLLFGILSFISWLFWDQGLLQSALLSDPSHITLIILLLFVLATTHCAARALFLSHENSALDRIIRFTTANPPGPGSNRWWIENQLPVKDSLSGQFIAGIAAMRGSLQAHRPNQDSHLLAQVMAERMRGQHEVGWFICGLLVKLGLLGTVIGFVMMLAPVAELKSFDLSDIQGLLQRMTTGMGVALNTTLMGLSCSMLLGMQYLMLDRAADRLVAEAVEFSETRLLKVADKEQ; via the coding sequence GTGCGACATGCCAAAACACCCTATACCTTAGTTTTACAGTGGCTACTGTTGTTCGGCATCTTGTCGTTCATCAGTTGGTTGTTCTGGGATCAAGGTCTGCTGCAATCCGCTTTGCTGTCAGATCCCAGCCACATCACACTGATCATCCTGCTGCTCTTTGTACTGGCTACCACTCATTGTGCTGCAAGGGCACTGTTTTTATCGCATGAAAACAGTGCACTCGACCGGATCATTCGGTTCACGACCGCAAATCCACCCGGCCCAGGCAGCAATCGTTGGTGGATAGAAAACCAGCTACCCGTAAAAGATTCCCTCTCAGGTCAGTTTATTGCCGGGATAGCCGCAATGCGCGGTTCGTTGCAAGCGCATCGACCAAACCAGGATAGCCACCTGCTGGCACAGGTGATGGCAGAGCGTATGAGAGGTCAACACGAAGTTGGCTGGTTTATCTGCGGACTGCTCGTAAAACTCGGCCTGCTCGGTACTGTGATCGGATTTGTCATGATGCTGGCGCCAGTGGCTGAATTGAAATCATTTGACCTGTCCGACATACAGGGCCTTCTGCAACGGATGACGACCGGTATGGGTGTGGCTCTGAACACCACACTGATGGGACTCAGCTGCAGCATGTTGCTCGGGATGCAGTACCTGATGCTGGATCGAGCCGCTGATCGCCTGGTGGCAGAGGCCGTAGAGTTCAGCGAAACACGCTTGCTCAAAGTGGCTGACAAGGAGCAGTGA
- a CDS encoding HyaD/HybD family hydrogenase maturation endopeptidase, giving the protein MSNPPNVLILGIGNLLWADEGFGVRALESLQRHYRFSDNVRLLDGGTQGIYLVQHIREAEILVVFDAVDYGLPGGSLKRVEDDEVPKFMGAKKVSLHQTGFQEVLAMAEMLGDYPRHLLLMGVQPVELEDYGGSLREPVRAQIEPAIAMVLDYLQGFGIEAQRREKPLSPDTGLQGAISDIRRYENERPSAQHACRVGDARVLTSPRFDLAFRPVQLEQHAIHVDVDAHLDKYRSKGNL; this is encoded by the coding sequence ATGTCCAATCCTCCCAATGTGCTGATCCTCGGTATAGGAAATCTGCTGTGGGCCGATGAGGGCTTCGGTGTTCGTGCATTGGAATCACTTCAGCGTCATTACCGATTTTCTGACAATGTTCGTCTCCTGGACGGGGGCACCCAAGGTATCTATCTGGTTCAACATATCCGCGAGGCTGAGATACTGGTGGTCTTCGATGCTGTGGACTACGGTCTGCCTGGCGGCAGCCTCAAGCGAGTGGAGGATGATGAGGTACCCAAATTTATGGGCGCCAAGAAGGTGAGCCTGCATCAGACCGGGTTTCAAGAGGTGCTCGCCATGGCGGAGATGCTCGGCGATTATCCCCGGCATCTTCTCCTGATGGGTGTACAGCCTGTTGAACTGGAGGACTATGGCGGCAGTTTACGGGAACCTGTACGTGCACAGATAGAACCGGCGATCGCAATGGTTCTGGACTATCTTCAGGGATTTGGCATCGAGGCCCAACGACGAGAAAAGCCATTATCACCGGACACAGGTTTACAGGGTGCGATTTCCGACATCCGGCGCTATGAGAATGAACGACCCTCCGCGCAGCATGCCTGCCGGGTTGGTGATGCAAGGGTTCTGACATCACCGCGATTTGACCTGGCCTTTCGTCCTGTTCAGCTTGAACAACACGCCATTCATGTGGATGTGGATGCGCATCTCGATAAATACCGTAGCAAGGGGAATCTGTGA
- the hypB gene encoding hydrogenase nickel incorporation protein HypB codes for MCTVCGCGEGETKIEAQDHQHDHDHHHHHHDENGRQGHTHDYGQGPAHAHAPGLSQSRMVQIEQDILSKNNQYAAANRNYFQQHGILSLNLVSSPGSGKTTLLARTIGDLQAEYAISVIEGDQQTANDAERIRATGAKAIQINTGKGCHLDGHMVGHALESLKPDRGSLLFIENVGNLVCPAAFDLGEAHKVAILSVTEGEDKPIKYPDMFHAADLMLLNKIDLLPYLDFDVQRCIEYAKRINPKIKVLQLSATTGEGMQNWYQWIAASRQMAQVGNPAVPA; via the coding sequence ATGTGTACGGTTTGCGGTTGTGGTGAAGGTGAGACAAAGATCGAGGCTCAGGATCATCAACACGATCATGATCACCACCACCATCATCATGACGAGAATGGAAGGCAGGGACATACCCATGACTACGGTCAGGGACCGGCCCATGCCCATGCGCCGGGACTCTCCCAGTCGAGAATGGTGCAGATCGAGCAGGACATACTCAGTAAGAACAATCAGTATGCCGCTGCCAACCGGAACTACTTTCAGCAGCACGGCATATTGAGTCTCAATCTGGTCTCAAGTCCGGGATCGGGCAAGACGACCCTATTGGCCCGTACCATCGGCGATCTGCAGGCGGAGTACGCCATCAGTGTCATCGAGGGTGATCAACAGACGGCGAATGATGCGGAGCGGATACGCGCTACCGGTGCGAAGGCAATACAGATCAATACCGGTAAAGGGTGCCACCTGGATGGTCACATGGTAGGCCATGCCCTGGAGTCGCTGAAACCGGATCGGGGGAGTCTGCTGTTTATCGAAAATGTGGGTAACCTGGTCTGTCCGGCCGCTTTCGATCTGGGTGAGGCGCATAAGGTGGCGATTCTCTCCGTGACCGAGGGTGAGGACAAGCCGATCAAATATCCCGACATGTTTCATGCCGCCGATCTGATGTTGCTGAACAAGATTGATCTGCTGCCCTATCTCGATTTCGATGTGCAGCGCTGTATCGAGTATGCCAAACGCATCAATCCCAAGATTAAGGTATTACAGCTTTCCGCCACCACCGGTGAGGGGATGCAGAACTGGTATCAGTGGATTGCCGCCAGTCGGCAGATGGCGCAGGTCGGGAATCCGGCGGTGCCGGCTTAG
- a CDS encoding HypC/HybG/HupF family hydrogenase formation chaperone encodes MCLAIPAKVVAIDELGENATVVLGEVKKEVSLALVEDVSVDDFVLIHVGYALNKVSEEEAEKTLRLFAQAGVTP; translated from the coding sequence ATGTGCTTGGCTATACCCGCAAAAGTGGTCGCCATCGACGAGCTGGGTGAGAACGCCACCGTGGTGTTGGGTGAGGTGAAAAAAGAGGTCTCTCTGGCGCTGGTCGAAGATGTCTCAGTGGATGACTTTGTACTGATCCATGTGGGTTATGCACTCAACAAGGTGAGCGAAGAGGAGGCCGAGAAGACCCTTCGGCTATTTGCTCAAGCTGGAGTGACGCCATGA
- the hypE gene encoding hydrogenase expression/formation protein HypE: MNAVVKRFPLRLDTRGARIDMTHGSGGRAMAQLIEELFLKHFDNELLRQGNDQAAFDVSAGRMVMSVDGHVISPLFFPGGDIGSLAIHGTLNDVAMSGARPLYLSAGFILEEGFPLADLDRIVASMGSAAGEAGVPVVTGDTKVVEKGKGDGVFITTTGIGVVPEGINISGDRAQPGDKIIVSGSIGDHGVAIMSSRENLEFETTIESDSAALHGLVQKMVETVPDIHCLRDPTRGGLATTLNELAMQSAVGMHLVEAEIPMKAAVTSACELLGLDPLYVANEGKLICICSAEDADRLLPVMQEDPLGRDSRIIGEVVEDEHHFVQMETMFGGSRVVDWLSGEQLPRIC; this comes from the coding sequence ATGAATGCTGTGGTAAAACGCTTTCCCCTTCGCCTCGACACGCGCGGTGCCAGGATCGATATGACTCATGGCAGCGGTGGTCGGGCCATGGCGCAGCTGATCGAAGAGCTGTTTCTCAAACACTTCGATAACGAGCTGCTGAGGCAAGGCAACGACCAGGCAGCCTTCGATGTATCTGCAGGACGCATGGTCATGAGCGTGGATGGCCATGTCATCTCACCGCTCTTTTTCCCCGGTGGCGATATCGGTTCATTGGCGATACACGGTACGCTGAATGATGTTGCCATGTCCGGTGCGCGGCCGCTCTATCTGTCGGCAGGATTTATCCTGGAAGAGGGTTTTCCCCTGGCCGACCTGGATCGGATCGTCGCCAGTATGGGAAGCGCAGCCGGCGAGGCCGGCGTGCCGGTGGTCACCGGCGATACCAAGGTGGTGGAGAAGGGCAAGGGTGACGGCGTCTTTATCACCACCACCGGCATCGGCGTGGTACCGGAGGGTATCAATATATCGGGAGATCGCGCCCAACCCGGCGACAAGATCATCGTCAGCGGCAGCATCGGTGATCATGGGGTGGCGATCATGTCGAGCCGTGAGAATCTGGAGTTCGAGACTACGATCGAATCCGACTCGGCAGCACTCCACGGATTGGTACAAAAAATGGTAGAGACTGTCCCGGATATCCACTGCCTGCGGGATCCGACCCGCGGCGGTCTCGCCACCACGCTCAACGAGTTGGCCATGCAGTCTGCGGTCGGCATGCATCTGGTGGAAGCGGAGATACCCATGAAAGCGGCGGTTACTTCCGCCTGCGAATTACTGGGGCTCGATCCCCTCTATGTGGCCAATGAAGGCAAACTGATCTGTATCTGTTCAGCCGAGGATGCTGACCGGTTGTTGCCGGTCATGCAGGAGGATCCCTTGGGGCGTGACAGCCGGATCATCGGTGAGGTGGTCGAGGATGAACACCACTTTGTCCAGATGGAGACCATGTTCGGCGGCAGCCGGGTGGTCGATTGGCTCTCCGGCGAGCAGTTGCCACGAATCTGCTGA
- the pqqA gene encoding pyrroloquinoline quinone precursor peptide PqqA translates to MHKWSKPMYQNMRFGFEINLYVKVR, encoded by the coding sequence ATGCATAAATGGTCAAAACCGATGTATCAAAACATGCGATTTGGATTCGAAATCAATCTGTATGTGAAAGTACGATAA
- a CDS encoding DsrE family protein yields MGLLLFSMDSANAAEKINDAMALNGVKETRSVFLIDFTNPQKTAFYLDIIRGTHEGLVRQGVKPNMVLVFIGETVRYLSTEPDDVLAMEYGKQLDSIADTAKALKAKGVRMEVCAIANRVFEVDNATTLPEMDVVGDGFISLIGWQTQGHKLVPIF; encoded by the coding sequence ATGGGCCTCCTGCTGTTCAGCATGGACTCGGCCAATGCAGCGGAAAAGATCAACGATGCAATGGCACTGAATGGGGTGAAGGAGACCCGCAGTGTCTTTCTTATCGATTTCACCAATCCCCAGAAGACAGCATTCTATCTCGACATCATCCGTGGAACCCATGAGGGTCTGGTGAGACAGGGCGTGAAACCCAACATGGTACTGGTCTTCATCGGTGAGACGGTGCGTTATCTTTCAACCGAACCTGACGACGTCCTGGCCATGGAATATGGCAAGCAGCTTGATTCAATTGCAGATACCGCCAAGGCACTGAAGGCAAAAGGGGTGCGAATGGAGGTCTGTGCCATCGCCAACCGTGTCTTCGAGGTGGATAACGCTACTACTCTGCCGGAAATGGATGTGGTAGGGGATGGCTTCATCTCGCTCATCGGCTGGCAGACACAGGGACATAAGCTGGTGCCCATCTTTTAG